In the Acidimicrobiia bacterium genome, GCTTCCATGCAGAAAGCCATTTCGGAAACCATGCGCCGTCGAAAACTTCAGCAGGAGTACAACAAAGAACACGGAATTAACCCGCAGACCATTCGTAAAGCGGTGACCGATATTTTAGAGATGCTGCGCCCCTCTAAAGAAGCCCCCATGCCGGAAGGGCGTAAGCGCCGCACCAAAAAACTGGTGGAGGGGCTCAGCGAAATGCCCCACGAAGATTTATCTCGTTTGGTGCACACTCTGGAAGAAGAAATGAACGAAGCGGCCGGGGATCTTCGCTTTGAATACGCGGCCCGGTTGCGAGACGAAATACGCGAGATGCAACGCGAACTGCGTGACCTGAGCGAGCATCGTTAGACTCCCGGCAATGTCAGAACACTTGGTAGTCCGCGGGGCTCGTGAACATAACTTACGCAATGTTGATATTGATTTGCCGCGGGATCAGCTGATCGTTTTTACCGGCATTTCGGGTTCGGGTAAATCTTCGTTGGCCTTTGACACCATTTATGCTGAGGGGCAACGCCGTTATGTGGAGTCTCTGTCGGCTTATGCTCGCCAGTTTTTGGGGCAAATGGATAAACCAGATGTGGACTTTATCGAAGGGCTTTCTCCCGCTATTTCCATAGACCAAAAAAGTGCGTCACGTAACCCACGTTCCACGGTAGGAACCATCACCGAGGTCTACGACTATCTCCGCTTGTTGTTTGCTCGTATCGGTGTGCCCCACGACCCAGAAACCGGGGAACGTTTGGTGCGCCAAACCCCGCAACAAATTGTGGACCGAGTACTGGAAATGGAAGAAGGCACCCGATTTCAGGTGTTGGCGCCCGTGGTACGGGGGCGTAAAGGCACCTATGACACTTTGTTAGAAGATTTGGCCAGCCAAGGTTTCAGCCGAGCCATTGTGGACGGCCAAGACCATGGCCTGGGCGACGAGGTTGATCTAGCACGCTACGAGATGCACACCATTGAGGTGGTGGTGGACCGTCTGGTTCTGCGCGAGGGCATCGGTCAACGGTTGACTGAATCAATGGAGACCGCTTTGGCTTTGGCCGAGGGGGTAGCAGAAATTCAGATCGTGCCCCGGAGCGACGACGAAGAGCCGACTCGCATCGTTTTCAGTCAGCACCTTTCGCGGCCCAGCGACGGAAAATCTTTCGAAGAGTTGGCGCCCAGAAACTTCTCGTTCAATAGCCCGTACGGGGCTTGTTCGCATTGTGATGGTTTGGGGTCGGTTTTTGAAGTTGACTCGCAGTTGGTGGTGCCCAACCCTGAGTTGAGTTTGGGCGAGGGTGCTATTGCCCCGTGGTCGGGTGGCCGCAACCGTTATTTCGCTCGATTGATTGAATCGGTGGCGGAAGACCAAGGGATCGACATGGCCACTCCTTGGCAAAAGCTGCCGGCTAAAACGCAGAAAATGTTGTTGGATGGTGGGCTAAAAGAACGTATTCAGGTGCGTTACAAAAATCGTTTTGGTCGCACTCGGGTGTATTCCGCCCACTTCGAAGGGGTAATGCCTCAACTACGACGCCGCCATCGAGAGTCGGAAAGTGACGCCCAACGGGATCAGATCGAAGGGTACATGCGTCAGGTTCCGTGCCCAAAGTGTCAGGGAGCACGGTTGAACCCCTTGTCGCTGGCCGTGACCATCGGGGGCAAAAACTTACATGACATTTGTGCCCTGCCCATTGGGGAAGCTACCCAAGCGTTAGAAAGCCTGGAGTTAAGCGACCGAGACCTCATCGTGGCCGAACCGGTTTTAAAAGAGGTAAATGCTCGTTTGGGTTTCTTACTCGACGTGGGCCTGGACTACCTGTCGCTTTCTCGCTCGGCGGCCACCTTGGCCGGGGGAGAGGCACAACGCATTCGTTTGGCTTCACAAATTGGTTCCGGGTTGGTGGGTGTGCTGTATGTGCTCGACGAACCCTCCATCGGTTTGCATCAACGAGATAACCAGCGACTGATTGAAACCTTGGTGCGTCTACGGAATCTGGGTAACACGGTGATCGTGGTGGAACACGATGAAGAAACCATTTTGCAAGCCGACCATGTGGTCGATATTGGCCCGGGTGCCGGTGAGCACGGCGGGGCAGTGGTTTTTGAAGGCACGGTCAAGGGCCTGCTGCGCTCCAAAAACTCGGTCACCGGCCAGTATTTGTCGGGGCGTAAATCAATTGCTATTCCAGAACAGCGTCGCCCTGGTAACGGAGAATTCTTGACCGTGCAGGGGGCACGAGAAAACAATTTACAAAACCTTGATGTGGCTTTTCCGTTGGGGGCGTTGGTGGCGGTAACCGGCGTTTCCGGGTCGGGCAAGTCCACCCTGGTTAACGAGATTTTGCATAAGTCATTGATGCAGTCGGTCTATAAATCAAAAGTGCCGCCGGGCTTACACAAAGGGCTACTGGGCGCTGAGGCCGTGGACAAGGTCATCAACATTGATCAGGCACCTATTGGGCGTACGCCGCGCTCTAATGCGGCCACCTATACCGGGGTGTTCGACCACGTACGGAAGTTGTTTGCCAAAACCGAAGAGTCGCGGGTGCGGGGCTACCAACCGGGGCGCTTTAGCTTCAACGTAAAGGGCGGCCGCTGCGAGGCCTGTTCGGGCGACGGCACGCTCAAAATTGAAATGCACTTTTTGCCCGATGTCTATGTGCCCTGCGAAGTGTGCAAGGGCAAGCGTTATAACCGTGATACCTTAGACATCGAGTTCAAGGGTCGTACCGTGGCCGACATTTTGGCCATGTCTTGCGAAGAAGCCTTAGAGTTTTTTGACCGCCAACCACCCATCGTGCGCCACATGCAAACCTTGGTCGATGTGGGCCTGGGGTATATACGTCTTGGGCAGCCTGCCCCGACCTTGTCGGGTGGCGAAGCGCAGCGCGTTAAGTTGGCCAGCGAGTTAGCGAAACGTTCTACCGGTCACACGATGTACATCTTGGATGAACCCACCACCGGGCTGCATTTTGAGGACGTGCGCAAGTTGCTGGGGGTTTTAAATCGCCTCGTAGAGCAAGGCAATACGGTGATTGTTATTGAACACAATCTGGACGTAGTAAAAACAGCCGACTGGGTCATTGATTTGGGCCCGGAAGGCGGTGTGGGCGGAGGAACCGTGGTGGCCACCGGCACACCCGAAGATGTCGCCCAAGTAAAAAAGAGCTACACCGGCCGCTTTCTTAAAGAACTGTTTTAGCCCCCGTCATATGGTCTCAGAGGTGCATGACGGGCGCTAGGTGATTTCCAGCATGCGGTTGAGGGCTACTTTGGCCCACACTTGAGTTTCGGCATCCACGGAGATTTGGTTTTCTACCCGGCCCTCTACGAGGCCTTCCAGAACCCAGGCCAGGTGGCTGGCGTCGATACGGTTCATGGTGGCGCACGGGCAAAGGTCTGGGTCAAGGCAGACAATGGTTTTATCGGGGTGTTGGCTGGCCAAGCGGCTCACCAAATGCACCTCGGTGCCGATACCAATGATCGCACCGGCCGGTTGGGCCTCCACGTAGCGAATGATGGCATCGGTAGAGCCCACGGCATCGGCCAAAAGGACGGTTGCGTGTTCGCATTCGGGGTGCACGATGATGGTGGCATTGGGGTGTTCCGCCCGAAAATTCAAAAGGTTTTGGGGAGTAAAACGTAGGTGTACTGAGCAGAACCCTTTCCACAAAAGAAAAGTGCTGTCCTTAACCGCTGCTTCCGAAAGCCCACCACACTCTTGGCGGGGGTCCCATAACGCCATGTCGTCCACGGAGTAACCCATGGCTACCCCGGTATTGCGGCCCAAATGTTGGTCAGGAAAAAACAGTACCTGGTCGCCTCGTTGAAAAGCCCACTCCAGCACCGCTCGGGCATTGCTTGATGTGCAGACCGCTCCACCTTTTTGGCCCACAAAGGCCTTGATGGCGGCCGTGGAGTTCATATAGGTAATGGGTACTACCCGGTCAATGTCGGTCACCTGAGCAATGGCCTCCCAAGCTTCTTCCACCTCGTCGATGTCGGCCATATCGGCCATGGTGCAACCGGCCCGCAGGTCGGGCAAAACCACCTGTTGATGATCTTTGGTCAAAATGTCGGCAGATTCGGCCATAAAATGCACACCACAAAAAACAATGTAGTCGGCTTCCGAGTGTTCCTGGGCAAGTTGCGAAAGGCGAAAAGAATCACCCGAAGCATCGGCCCAACACATGACCTCGTCTCGTTGATAATGGTGACCCAAAATAAATACCCGGTCGCCCAAGGTTTCTTTAGCTGCTTGGATGCGGGCCGCGTTGAGTGGGGTGTCAGTAATGAACCGCTCGGGAAGCGGAGGCTGTAGTTGAAGCATGGATACCTCATTTGTAGGAGTTCCCAATTGATGGCCGGTGGGGGCAGCTTGGACGCCTCGCCACGGGTATGGCGGCCTTGGGAACAGATATGTTGCCGGAAACCAAGCCGACACCCAGAAGTGTACGCCTCGGTAGCCATGATGGGGCAGCAAAGAGAGACAAAAAGCCGTTTCGGCATCTACGCTGCAGGCATGGTTGAGCGTCCCCCCACTGGCACTATCCCCGATGCGCCGGGCTCGTACCAATTCTTGGACCCTTATGGGCGGGTTCTTTACGTCGGCAAAGCCAAGAGTTTGCGTAGCCGCTTAAATAGTTATTTCGGGCGGCGGGATCGCCTGGCGGCCCGTACCGCCCAAATGCTGGATGAAGCGGCCACCGTGGAGTGGATTCAAGTAGCTAATGAACTCGAAGCGCTCATGTTGGAGTTCAGCCTGATCAAAACCCACGACCCGCGTTTCAACATTGATCTCAAAGACGACAAGAGTTACCCGTATCTGGCTATCACCGTGGACCAAGAGTGGCCACGAGCTTTGGTGGTGCGAGAGCGCCGCCGTAAAGGGTCCCGATATTTTGGCCCCTACGGCCAAGCGGCGGCTATCCGAGACACCTTGGACCTTTTGTTAAAAACTTTTCCGGTGCGTACCTGCCCAGACACCAAACTGCGTGAGCATCAACGAGCCGGGCGGCCGTGTTTGTTGTTTCATATTGAAAAATGTTCTGGACCATGCGTGGGGGAGGTCAGTAGTGAAGAATACCAAGGCATGGTTAGCGACTTGATGCGGGTTATCGGCGGCGACACCAAAGAAGTCGAAGTGCGCCTACAGGGGCAGATGGATGCGGCTTCCCAAAGTCAGGAATATGAAGCGGCGGCCCGGCACCGTGATCATTTGATCAGCGTGCGGCGAGCCTCGGAAAAACAACAAATGGTGGGCACCGGTAACGAGTCGTTTGATCTGATTTCGGTAGCGGGCGACCAACTCGAAGTAGCGGTGCAGGTATTTACCGTTCGTCACGGCCGGGTGGTAGGGCGCAAAGGTTCCATCGTGGACCGAGTATCCGACCTCAAAGAGCCAGAACTTTTGGCACAGATCGTGGCCGGCCATTATCGAAATGAGCCGCCCCAAGGGGTACCCCGCTGGGTTTACGTCGCCGAAATGCCCGCCGATCAAAAGCTTTTAGAAAAGTGGCTCAGCAACGAGCGGCAAGGACCAGTGGGCTTTCGGGTACCGCAGCGCGGTGGCAAGCGAGACCTCCTCAAAACCGTGACCATCAATGCCGAAGAAGAGTTCATCCGGCACCGCATGAAACGGGCCGCTGACCACAACAGCCGGGCCCGAGCCTTAAACGAACTCCAAGTAGCCCTCAACTTGCCCGCTGCCCCGTTGCGCATCGAGTGCTACGACATGAGTCATCTGCAAGGCACCGACTACGTGGGGTCTATGGTGGTCATGGAAGATGGTCTGCCTAACAAAAACGAGTATCGCCGCTTTAAAATTCGCCACGTGGAAGGCAACGATGACTACGCCGCCATGGAAGAAGTGTTAACCCGCCGTTTGACGGCCTTCCTAGAAGAAGAGAAGCTTCCAGTCACTGAACGCTCCGGCCGGTTCGCTTACCCGCCGCAACTGTTGTTAGTAGATGGCGGCAAAGGCCAGTTGTCGGTGGCTCAACGAGTGGTTGGGCAATTAGGCCTAGCCGACCGAATACCGGTGGCTTCGCTGGCCAAACAGTTCGAAGAGGTGTACCGCCCGGGAAGCAAGGCACCAATTTTGTTATCAAGAACCTCCGAGGCGCTTTTTTTACTGCAGCGCATACGCGACGAATCGCATCGTTTTGCCGTCACCTACCACCGCCAGCTTCGCGCTAAACGCATGACCGGTTCGGTACTCGACGACATCGCGGGTTTAGGCCCCGAGCGTCGTAAAAAACTGGTTAAAGAACTGGGCGGGGTGCGGTCAATCCAAAATACTTCGTTGGAGGATTTGCTGGCCTTGCCCTGGCTACCCGATGCCGTGGGGCAAGCGGTTTACGCCAAAATGCACGCCGAGGGTTGAACCGCTAACCCAAAGCGATGAGAGCGCTGGCGGCCACCGCTCCGAACAACCCTAGGACTTGTATCCGTTGAAGACTTTCTTTAAGTATCCAGCGAGCCAGCAACACGGTGGCTGCGGGGTAAAGCGAACTCAACACCGCCACCAGGCTCAAAAGCCCCCGGTTGGTAGCCATCAAGAAAGCCACGTTGGCCACCACATCGGCTACCCCGGCGCCGACCACTAAGACGGTGACTTCTCGCTCCGGCCAAAACGAACGTTTAGGACCGAAGGCCGCCACTACCAAAAAGGTCACGGTAACTAAACGGGCGCCCACCAACGGCCAAGGCTCGGTGGCGGCAGAAGTGTTGTCAATAACGATGAAGAACCCGGCGAAACTTACGCCAGCCAGCAGCGATTCGGTAATAAGCCACGGAGGCAAGGGGGCCAAGTTTTGCTTTTCTGGCGTATGGCGAGAGATCAAAAGAATGCTCACTAGCCCCAGGCCGATGCCCAGCAAGTGAAGCGGCGAAAGGTGTTCGCCAAAGCCCAACCCCCAAAAAACCGGAATGATGGCCGCAGCCACGGAAGTAATCGGTGCCACCACGGTCATGGGGCCTCTGCTCAAACTGTGGTAGATCAAAAATATTCCGACCAAACCAAAGAGGCCGCTTATTGCCCCCAGCCCTAAATCCACCCAGAGAAACTGGTCAGCCATAAAGGGCACCAAACCCAAAACCAAAACGAAGCCCACCAGATGAGAGGTAGCGATAACGCTGAAAACCCCGGTTTTTCGTGCGGCTGCTCCGCCCATGAAGTCGCCGGCTCCAAAAAGGCCCGCACTAATTAACGCAAGAAAAGCAGCCATGGCGAGCCATCCTAAGGAATTGTTCGCACAACATGGCAACCTGTGGTCATGAACGGAGTAAACAGTTTGGACCCCTGGGAAAAACACGCCCAATGGTGGCAAGAGGGTTTTACCGAGGGAGCCGACGAAGAGTACACGGAACAAATTTTGCCGTTAGCTAGCGCCTTGCTCGAGGGCTATGAAGAGGTCCTAGATTTAGGCGCCGGCGAAGGGCAGATAAGCCGTTTGCTGGCCGCACAGGGTTCGCAGGTGGTCGGTGTCGACCCCAGCAACGCCCAAGTAACTGAGGCGCAACGCCGTGGTGGGAGCCCGGCGTATTTGCGGTCCTTGGCCGACGGGCTGCCTTTTGCTGATCAAAGCTTTGATGCCGTGGTGGCCTGCCTAGTTTTTGAACACATTTTGTCGGTAGATGAAGCCATAGCCGAGGTGGCTCGAGTGCTGCGCCCCGGAGGCCGGTTCTTATTTTTCCTCAACCATCCGCTCATTCAGACCCCGGACAGCGGTTGGGTGGACGACCAAATCATGGAACCTCCCGAGCAGTATTGGCGTATTGGCGCTTACCTTGGTGAATCTATTGAAATGGAAGAAGTAGACAAAGACGTGTTTTTGCCTTATGTGCATCGGCCCTTAAGTCGCTACGTCAACGCCTTGGCCGAAGCCGGGTTGATGCTGCAACGCATGCACGAACCGGCCCCACCGGAAGG is a window encoding:
- a CDS encoding class I SAM-dependent methyltransferase yields the protein MNGVNSLDPWEKHAQWWQEGFTEGADEEYTEQILPLASALLEGYEEVLDLGAGEGQISRLLAAQGSQVVGVDPSNAQVTEAQRRGGSPAYLRSLADGLPFADQSFDAVVACLVFEHILSVDEAIAEVARVLRPGGRFLFFLNHPLIQTPDSGWVDDQIMEPPEQYWRIGAYLGESIEMEEVDKDVFLPYVHRPLSRYVNALAEAGLMLQRMHEPAPPEGFLRRVGQYGSAAAIPRLLVLVTERTDSV
- the uvrC gene encoding excinuclease ABC subunit UvrC; the encoded protein is MVERPPTGTIPDAPGSYQFLDPYGRVLYVGKAKSLRSRLNSYFGRRDRLAARTAQMLDEAATVEWIQVANELEALMLEFSLIKTHDPRFNIDLKDDKSYPYLAITVDQEWPRALVVRERRRKGSRYFGPYGQAAAIRDTLDLLLKTFPVRTCPDTKLREHQRAGRPCLLFHIEKCSGPCVGEVSSEEYQGMVSDLMRVIGGDTKEVEVRLQGQMDAASQSQEYEAAARHRDHLISVRRASEKQQMVGTGNESFDLISVAGDQLEVAVQVFTVRHGRVVGRKGSIVDRVSDLKEPELLAQIVAGHYRNEPPQGVPRWVYVAEMPADQKLLEKWLSNERQGPVGFRVPQRGGKRDLLKTVTINAEEEFIRHRMKRAADHNSRARALNELQVALNLPAAPLRIECYDMSHLQGTDYVGSMVVMEDGLPNKNEYRRFKIRHVEGNDDYAAMEEVLTRRLTAFLEEEKLPVTERSGRFAYPPQLLLVDGGKGQLSVAQRVVGQLGLADRIPVASLAKQFEEVYRPGSKAPILLSRTSEALFLLQRIRDESHRFAVTYHRQLRAKRMTGSVLDDIAGLGPERRKKLVKELGGVRSIQNTSLEDLLALPWLPDAVGQAVYAKMHAEG
- the nadA gene encoding quinolinate synthase NadA, translating into MLQLQPPLPERFITDTPLNAARIQAAKETLGDRVFILGHHYQRDEVMCWADASGDSFRLSQLAQEHSEADYIVFCGVHFMAESADILTKDHQQVVLPDLRAGCTMADMADIDEVEEAWEAIAQVTDIDRVVPITYMNSTAAIKAFVGQKGGAVCTSSNARAVLEWAFQRGDQVLFFPDQHLGRNTGVAMGYSVDDMALWDPRQECGGLSEAAVKDSTFLLWKGFCSVHLRFTPQNLLNFRAEHPNATIIVHPECEHATVLLADAVGSTDAIIRYVEAQPAGAIIGIGTEVHLVSRLASQHPDKTIVCLDPDLCPCATMNRIDASHLAWVLEGLVEGRVENQISVDAETQVWAKVALNRMLEIT
- the uvrA gene encoding excinuclease ABC subunit UvrA; amino-acid sequence: MSEHLVVRGAREHNLRNVDIDLPRDQLIVFTGISGSGKSSLAFDTIYAEGQRRYVESLSAYARQFLGQMDKPDVDFIEGLSPAISIDQKSASRNPRSTVGTITEVYDYLRLLFARIGVPHDPETGERLVRQTPQQIVDRVLEMEEGTRFQVLAPVVRGRKGTYDTLLEDLASQGFSRAIVDGQDHGLGDEVDLARYEMHTIEVVVDRLVLREGIGQRLTESMETALALAEGVAEIQIVPRSDDEEPTRIVFSQHLSRPSDGKSFEELAPRNFSFNSPYGACSHCDGLGSVFEVDSQLVVPNPELSLGEGAIAPWSGGRNRYFARLIESVAEDQGIDMATPWQKLPAKTQKMLLDGGLKERIQVRYKNRFGRTRVYSAHFEGVMPQLRRRHRESESDAQRDQIEGYMRQVPCPKCQGARLNPLSLAVTIGGKNLHDICALPIGEATQALESLELSDRDLIVAEPVLKEVNARLGFLLDVGLDYLSLSRSAATLAGGEAQRIRLASQIGSGLVGVLYVLDEPSIGLHQRDNQRLIETLVRLRNLGNTVIVVEHDEETILQADHVVDIGPGAGEHGGAVVFEGTVKGLLRSKNSVTGQYLSGRKSIAIPEQRRPGNGEFLTVQGARENNLQNLDVAFPLGALVAVTGVSGSGKSTLVNEILHKSLMQSVYKSKVPPGLHKGLLGAEAVDKVINIDQAPIGRTPRSNAATYTGVFDHVRKLFAKTEESRVRGYQPGRFSFNVKGGRCEACSGDGTLKIEMHFLPDVYVPCEVCKGKRYNRDTLDIEFKGRTVADILAMSCEEALEFFDRQPPIVRHMQTLVDVGLGYIRLGQPAPTLSGGEAQRVKLASELAKRSTGHTMYILDEPTTGLHFEDVRKLLGVLNRLVEQGNTVIVIEHNLDVVKTADWVIDLGPEGGVGGGTVVATGTPEDVAQVKKSYTGRFLKELF
- a CDS encoding DMT family transporter; the protein is MAAFLALISAGLFGAGDFMGGAAARKTGVFSVIATSHLVGFVLVLGLVPFMADQFLWVDLGLGAISGLFGLVGIFLIYHSLSRGPMTVVAPITSVAAAIIPVFWGLGFGEHLSPLHLLGIGLGLVSILLISRHTPEKQNLAPLPPWLITESLLAGVSFAGFFIVIDNTSAATEPWPLVGARLVTVTFLVVAAFGPKRSFWPEREVTVLVVGAGVADVVANVAFLMATNRGLLSLVAVLSSLYPAATVLLARWILKESLQRIQVLGLFGAVAASALIALG